A single Nocardioides bizhenqiangii DNA region contains:
- a CDS encoding enoyl-CoA hydratase/isomerase family protein: MTDPVLVEEHADRVVIRLNRPEVRNAIDLATVEALHEACRTLEATPLVALLAGSGGTFAAGADIAQLRERRREDALAGINSGIFERIHKLPMPVVALIDGYALGGGAELAYACDFRIGTPTVRIGNPEPGLGILAAAGAAWRLKELVGEPLAKEILLAGRVLDADEALSARLLNEVVPAEELDAAGHRLADRIAGQAPLAVRLTKSVFHAPRDAHPLIDDVAQAVLFETQEKHDRMTSFLERRSRSDEEKR, translated from the coding sequence ATGACGGACCCCGTGCTGGTCGAGGAGCACGCCGACCGGGTCGTCATCCGGCTCAACCGACCCGAGGTGCGCAACGCGATCGACCTGGCGACGGTCGAGGCACTGCACGAGGCGTGCCGCACCCTGGAGGCGACGCCGCTGGTGGCGCTGCTCGCCGGGTCGGGCGGCACCTTCGCCGCTGGCGCCGACATCGCCCAGCTGCGCGAGCGCCGGCGGGAAGACGCACTGGCGGGGATCAACTCCGGGATCTTCGAGCGCATCCACAAGCTGCCGATGCCGGTGGTCGCGCTGATCGACGGCTACGCACTGGGCGGCGGCGCCGAGCTGGCCTACGCCTGCGACTTCCGGATCGGCACGCCCACGGTCCGGATCGGCAATCCCGAGCCCGGGCTGGGGATCCTCGCCGCCGCGGGCGCGGCCTGGCGGCTCAAGGAGCTGGTCGGTGAGCCGTTGGCGAAGGAGATCCTGCTGGCCGGTCGCGTCCTCGACGCGGACGAGGCGCTCTCCGCCCGGCTGCTCAACGAGGTCGTGCCCGCCGAGGAGCTCGACGCAGCCGGCCATCGTCTGGCCGACCGCATCGCCGGCCAGGCACCGCTCGCCGTACGTCTCACGAAGTCGGTCTTCCACGCGCCGCGCGACGCCCACCCGCTGATCGACGACGTCGCGCAGGCGGTGCTGTTCGAGACCCAGGAGAAGCACGACCGGATGACGTCGTTCCTCGAGCGGCGTTCCAGATCGGACGAGGAGAAGCGATGA